In the genome of Streptomyces sp. NBC_00190, one region contains:
- a CDS encoding DUF3566 domain-containing protein, giving the protein MTDTRGPQPQAGAEAGQERPAQPYHPPQAYSAPSGPGAPRGGAAGAVQRKPRTGARMTPRTRKARLRVAKADPWSVMKVSFLLSIALGICTIVAAVVLWMVMDAMGVFSTVGGTISEATGSNESNGFDLQSFLSLPRVLIFTSVIAVIDVVLATALATLGAFIYNLSAGFVGGVELTLAEDE; this is encoded by the coding sequence GTGACGGACACCCGAGGACCGCAGCCGCAGGCCGGCGCGGAAGCCGGTCAGGAACGGCCCGCACAGCCCTACCACCCGCCGCAGGCCTATTCGGCGCCCTCGGGCCCGGGTGCGCCGCGCGGCGGCGCGGCGGGCGCTGTGCAGCGCAAGCCGCGCACGGGGGCCCGGATGACGCCCAGGACGCGCAAGGCGCGGCTGCGGGTGGCCAAGGCCGACCCGTGGTCGGTGATGAAGGTCAGCTTCCTGCTGTCGATCGCGCTGGGCATCTGCACGATCGTGGCGGCGGTGGTGCTGTGGATGGTCATGGACGCCATGGGCGTCTTCTCGACCGTCGGCGGCACGATCAGCGAGGCGACCGGCTCGAACGAGAGCAACGGCTTCGACCTCCAGTCGTTCCTGTCGCTGCCGCGCGTTCTGATCTTCACATCGGTGATCGCGGTCATCGACGTGGTGCTGGCGACGGCTCTGGCGACGCTCGGCGCGTTCATCTACAACCTGTCGGCGGGGTTCGTCGGTGGTGTGGAGCTGACGCTCGCCGAGGACGAGTGA
- a CDS encoding DLW-39 family protein, whose protein sequence is MKKLLLVALAAIGGLLVYRQIQADRAEQDLWTEATDSVPSGSGV, encoded by the coding sequence GTGAAGAAGCTGCTCCTGGTCGCACTGGCCGCCATCGGCGGGCTCCTCGTGTACCGCCAGATCCAGGCGGACCGCGCCGAGCAGGACCTGTGGACGGAGGCAACTGACTCCGTGCCCTCTGGTTCCGGTGTGTGA